A section of the Branchiostoma lanceolatum isolate klBraLanc5 chromosome 19, klBraLanc5.hap2, whole genome shotgun sequence genome encodes:
- the LOC136425862 gene encoding ryncolin-1-like translates to MDSGIYTIYPRSSDGENSAPLRVFCRVEAGRAWTVIQRRQDGSVDFYDRTWEDYSRGFGNIAGEFWLGNDNIHLLTNQGKYRLNIGLEKFKSCTACHEGYLQYDHFSVDNGQARLSGLGLWVQ, encoded by the coding sequence ATGGATTCTGGAATCTACACCATCTACCCGCGTTCGTCGGACGGCGAGAACAGCGCCCCACTCCGCGTGTTCTGCCGTGTGGAGGCCGGCCGAGCTTGGACCGTCATCCAGCGGCGACAGGACGGGTCTGTGGACTTCTACGACCGGACATGGGAGGACTACAGCCGAGGGTTCGGGAACATTGCGGGAGAGTTCTGGCTCGGCAACGACAACATCCATCTGCTGACCAACCAGGGCAAGTACAGGCTGAATATTGGCTTAGAAAAGTTCAAATCTTGTACAGCTTGTCATGAGGGGTATCTGCAATATGACCACTTCTCTGTGGACAACGGGCAGGCAAG